The Hymenobacter sp. GOD-10R genome includes a window with the following:
- the nhaA gene encoding Na+/H+ antiporter NhaA — MAITQLVRPLVRPFAEFFRREAASGIILFFSAALALLLANTSWGVARYFPALWDEHLRIAFNGWVLDKSLLHWINDGLMTIFFLIVGLEIKREVLEGELSSLRQAALPIAGALGGMLLPALLFTLFNRGTPTAGGWGIPMATDIAFALAALQLLGSRVPLGLKVFLTALAIVDDLGAVLVIAGFYTRELHLTFLYLAVGTWAVLLLLNWLGARSLWCYLPLGVLLWYFTLESGIHATLAGVLLAVAIPFRISHERPVLLRLLNDRLTYLSDEAHNSEADPRTISEEMEHLVNVISSPAQKLEERLHSVVSFGIIPLFAFANTSLALESSVFKELLSPLGLGIMAGLGLGKPLGIGLFAWASVRLGWAALPPGVSWRHLWGAGILGGIGFTMSLFITLLALGEHSEGEAVAKLAILLVSLLSGVVGYLLLRKAPTISPL; from the coding sequence ATGGCTATTACTCAACTCGTACGACCGCTGGTGCGGCCCTTTGCAGAATTCTTTCGGCGTGAGGCGGCCAGTGGTATTATTCTCTTTTTTAGTGCTGCCCTAGCGCTGTTGCTGGCAAATACCAGCTGGGGAGTAGCGCGCTACTTTCCGGCCCTGTGGGATGAGCACTTACGCATTGCCTTCAACGGCTGGGTGCTCGACAAGAGCTTGCTGCACTGGATCAATGATGGGCTAATGACTATCTTTTTCCTGATAGTAGGCCTAGAAATTAAGCGCGAAGTGCTAGAGGGCGAACTGTCCTCGTTGCGGCAAGCGGCCTTGCCAATTGCCGGGGCGCTAGGCGGGATGCTACTACCAGCTCTGCTGTTTACGCTCTTCAACCGGGGCACCCCCACTGCGGGTGGCTGGGGCATTCCCATGGCCACCGACATTGCTTTTGCCCTAGCCGCCCTGCAGCTGCTCGGTTCGCGGGTACCCCTGGGGTTGAAGGTATTTCTCACGGCCTTGGCTATCGTCGATGACCTAGGGGCGGTGCTCGTTATTGCGGGCTTCTACACCCGCGAACTGCACCTGACTTTTCTCTACTTGGCCGTGGGCACATGGGCGGTGCTGTTGCTGCTCAACTGGCTAGGGGCGCGCAGTTTGTGGTGCTACCTTCCTTTGGGAGTGTTGCTGTGGTACTTCACGCTAGAATCGGGGATACATGCTACGCTCGCCGGCGTGTTGTTGGCGGTGGCTATTCCGTTTCGCATTAGCCACGAGCGACCCGTGTTGTTGCGCCTGCTGAATGACCGATTAACCTACCTAAGTGATGAAGCACATAACTCCGAGGCTGACCCACGGACTATCAGCGAAGAAATGGAGCATTTGGTGAATGTTATCAGCTCGCCGGCCCAGAAGCTGGAAGAGCGCCTGCACTCCGTGGTCAGCTTTGGTATCATTCCGCTGTTTGCTTTCGCCAACACGAGCTTAGCACTAGAATCCTCCGTGTTTAAGGAGTTGCTTTCCCCGTTGGGGCTAGGTATTATGGCCGGCTTAGGGCTAGGCAAGCCGCTCGGAATTGGACTGTTTGCGTGGGCCAGTGTGCGGCTCGGTTGGGCCGCATTGCCGCCCGGTGTGTCGTGGCGACATTTGTGGGGCGCCGGGATTTTGGGAGGCATTGGCTTTACGATGTCACTGTTTATTACGCTGTTAGCCCTAGGAGAACATTCTGAAGGAGAAGCAGTAGCTAAGTTAGCCATTCTACTAGTTTCTCTGTTATCGGGCGTGGTCGGCTACTTGCTGTTACGCAAGGCTCCTACTATTTCGCCGTTGTAA
- a CDS encoding chloride channel protein, translating to MPTSPTRYARLLAWLDQHFLQRLYTDRVRRLVLQSFPFWFASIITGIVAVGYERLFEWAEHTSFTWLRHQPLLAFVLTPLAFFVSWVLVQRFAPAARGSGIPQVMASIELSNPANYRRTGYLLSLRVVFIKVLSSVALLLGGGVIGREGPTIQLSAAIFRAINRLQPAGWPKLSRQIALVTGGAAGLAAAFNTPLGGIVFVVEELTQMHLARFRMAVFSAVIVAGLTAQAILGPYLYLGFPKVTAHAGWFLATVVLVAIICGLAGAVFAKTLLWLGHYRRRFDTFGKQAMWVIGCGLLMAVLAYGVGQEGVGTGKPIINRLLFQNDSQTPWYLFPVRYVGMALSYSGGGAGGIFATSLSAGAILGDALARLGMVPVEDRNLLILVSMVSFLTGVVRSPFTAAILVLEMTDRHSAIFQLLLSGMMAQAVASLVDPHSFYEHLKASFLREALAQPAPPVLPRLPRAARPAQE from the coding sequence ATGCCTACTTCTCCTACTCGATATGCCAGGCTGCTCGCTTGGCTTGATCAGCATTTTCTTCAGCGGCTCTACACCGATCGGGTGCGGCGGCTTGTACTGCAAAGTTTTCCCTTTTGGTTTGCCTCCATCATTACGGGGATCGTAGCTGTGGGCTATGAGCGGCTATTTGAGTGGGCCGAGCACACCAGTTTCACTTGGCTCCGACACCAACCGCTGCTTGCTTTCGTCCTTACGCCGCTCGCTTTTTTTGTCTCGTGGGTGTTGGTGCAGCGCTTTGCGCCCGCTGCTCGCGGCAGTGGCATTCCGCAGGTAATGGCTAGCATTGAGCTATCGAACCCCGCCAACTATCGCCGTACAGGCTACCTGCTTAGTTTGCGGGTAGTTTTCATCAAGGTGCTGAGTAGCGTGGCATTGCTGCTAGGAGGTGGCGTAATCGGGCGCGAAGGACCTACTATTCAACTGTCGGCAGCTATTTTTCGGGCTATCAACCGCTTGCAGCCAGCAGGCTGGCCGAAGCTTTCTCGGCAGATTGCGTTAGTGACAGGTGGTGCTGCTGGGCTAGCCGCCGCCTTCAACACGCCGCTAGGAGGCATTGTGTTCGTAGTGGAAGAGCTGACGCAAATGCACCTGGCACGCTTCCGTATGGCTGTGTTTTCGGCCGTTATTGTAGCGGGCCTCACAGCGCAGGCAATTCTGGGCCCTTACTTATACCTAGGTTTCCCGAAAGTGACAGCGCACGCGGGGTGGTTCCTGGCTACGGTCGTGCTGGTTGCCATCATCTGCGGCTTGGCGGGTGCTGTATTTGCTAAGACCCTTCTGTGGCTCGGGCACTATCGCCGCCGCTTCGACACCTTCGGGAAGCAAGCTATGTGGGTAATAGGCTGCGGCTTATTGATGGCAGTCCTGGCCTACGGAGTAGGGCAGGAAGGTGTGGGTACCGGCAAACCCATCATCAACCGGCTTCTATTTCAGAATGACAGCCAGACGCCTTGGTACCTATTCCCCGTACGTTACGTGGGAATGGCACTGAGCTACAGCGGTGGGGGCGCGGGCGGCATCTTCGCGACCTCCCTGAGTGCAGGCGCCATTCTAGGCGACGCCCTAGCCCGACTAGGAATGGTGCCTGTAGAAGACCGTAACCTCTTGATCCTAGTGAGTATGGTCAGCTTCCTGACGGGCGTAGTACGCTCCCCATTCACGGCGGCTATTTTGGTATTGGAAATGACGGACCGTCACTCAGCTATTTTTCAATTATTGCTCAGCGGCATGATGGCGCAAGCGGTGGCTTCTCTAGTCGATCCGCACTCCTTCTACGAGCATCTTAAAGCCAGTTTCTTGCGGGAGGCGCTAGCCCAACCAGCCCCGCCGGTTCTACCCCGTCTACCCCGTGCCGCTCGTCCGGCGCAGGAGTAG
- a CDS encoding APC family permease — MSHERKLNELEATAICGNDISSSCLYVSALAIAYAGQYAWVALLVVGAVLYLFRRIYGEVVGALPLNGGAYNVLLNTTSKRNAAVAACLTILSYMATAVISASEAMHYLHTLWHGLPIIFATVLLLGLFLLLTILGISESAVVAVGIFLLHLFSLTLLVGVTGWYLMQHGTATLATNWHMPLKGSLPSALFLGFSAAMLGISGFESSANFVEEQARGVFQKTLRNMWVVVTVFNPLLAFLAIAALPLAAVGEHTETLLSHLGQTTGSSWLATLISVDAVAVLSGAVLTSFVGVSGLMKRMTLDRILPPFFLKENKRQSNYVILITFFLLCISVLLITNGQLGPLAGVYTISFLSVMAFFALGNFLLKRKRPKLPRPVYASVGTVSLALLGVLTALYGNIRIRPDYLIVFLQYFLPALLLVTAMLNRKGILNLVLQAAQSFASKSPRISRLTQITIRRQLRELHRQEFVFFTKGDNVSNLNKVMAYVVENESTNRLKIVTVLREGEVFPQELITDIRVLDRAYEEIVVDFVTMRDTFGPELIDRLSKEWQIPKNFMFIGSPGDHFPYQISELGGVRLII, encoded by the coding sequence ATGAGCCATGAAAGAAAGCTAAACGAACTGGAAGCTACTGCTATCTGTGGTAATGATATTTCTTCTTCGTGTCTCTACGTATCGGCATTAGCTATTGCGTATGCGGGCCAGTACGCCTGGGTAGCGTTGCTAGTCGTGGGAGCCGTGCTCTATTTATTTCGCCGCATCTACGGGGAAGTAGTAGGTGCCTTACCGCTCAACGGTGGGGCTTACAACGTGTTGCTCAACACCACTAGCAAACGCAATGCTGCTGTGGCGGCCTGTTTAACGATTCTGTCCTATATGGCCACCGCGGTTATTTCTGCTTCCGAGGCCATGCATTACCTGCATACGCTGTGGCACGGCTTACCTATCATTTTCGCGACGGTGCTGTTGCTCGGCCTGTTTCTGCTCCTCACTATTCTCGGTATTTCCGAATCGGCGGTAGTAGCGGTAGGCATCTTCTTGCTCCACTTGTTTTCGCTGACGCTGCTCGTGGGCGTCACGGGTTGGTACCTCATGCAGCATGGTACGGCCACGCTAGCAACCAACTGGCATATGCCGCTGAAAGGCAGTTTGCCGAGTGCTTTGTTTCTAGGGTTTAGTGCGGCCATGCTCGGTATTTCGGGCTTCGAAAGCTCCGCCAACTTCGTGGAGGAACAGGCACGGGGCGTGTTCCAGAAGACCTTGCGCAACATGTGGGTAGTCGTGACGGTATTCAACCCACTGTTAGCCTTTCTGGCCATTGCTGCGCTACCCCTAGCCGCAGTGGGCGAGCACACCGAAACGTTGCTCTCTCATCTAGGGCAGACGACGGGTAGTTCTTGGCTAGCCACGCTTATTTCCGTTGATGCCGTTGCGGTGCTGAGTGGGGCGGTACTCACGTCGTTTGTAGGCGTGAGTGGTCTGATGAAGCGCATGACCTTAGACCGCATTTTGCCGCCGTTCTTTCTGAAGGAGAATAAGCGCCAGAGCAACTACGTCATTCTCATTACCTTCTTCTTGCTGTGCATTTCGGTGCTGCTGATCACCAACGGGCAGCTAGGTCCGCTGGCCGGGGTGTACACCATCTCGTTCTTGTCGGTAATGGCGTTTTTTGCCCTTGGCAACTTCCTGCTCAAGCGAAAGCGCCCCAAGCTTCCGCGGCCCGTGTACGCGAGTGTAGGCACGGTGTCGCTGGCCCTCCTGGGTGTGCTGACAGCTCTTTACGGCAACATTCGCATCCGGCCCGACTACCTGATTGTGTTTCTGCAATACTTTCTGCCGGCTTTGTTGCTGGTCACGGCCATGCTCAACCGCAAGGGGATCCTAAACTTGGTACTGCAAGCGGCTCAATCATTTGCTAGTAAGTCGCCCCGTATCTCGCGCCTTACTCAGATCACCATCCGTCGGCAGTTGCGGGAGCTACACCGGCAGGAATTTGTATTCTTTACGAAGGGCGACAACGTCTCCAACCTCAACAAGGTAATGGCTTACGTCGTGGAGAATGAATCCACAAACCGCCTCAAAATCGTGACGGTACTACGGGAGGGCGAGGTATTTCCGCAGGAGCTGATCACGGACATTCGGGTGCTCGATCGAGCTTACGAGGAAATCGTGGTGGATTTTGTGACCATGAGAGACACATTCGGGCCGGAGCTGATTGACCGGCTGAGCAAAGAGTGGCAAATCCCGAAGAACTTCATGTTCATTGGCTCCCCCGGCGACCATTTTCCCTACCAGATTTCCGAGCTAGGTGGCGTTCGTCTGATTATTTAA
- a CDS encoding glutaminase family protein, producing the protein MLLKKTTLLLLTSGISWYQLQAQTLRPPAYPLVTHDPYFSVWAFQDVLTDAPTRHWTGEAQSLEGVVRVDGKAYQFMGKASPQYRAIIPIVGEQPYKARYTFTQPAAGWEKANFAATNWKEGAAPFTDNKGLNGTTWTEGDIWVRRTVSVANPRAAGQVRLLMEHDDDVEVYLNGVMLTKQTGFNSKYDFFTIPAAGLQALHAGDNVLAMHANSPQGGEYLDAGLYETLPEQTQIGTARQTAVTVTATQTTYTFAAGPVQLTVNFLSPLLLDELETVARPVSYVTYTATTTDGKSHATQVLLTEAGTLAANTPYQEVTTRAGSSGNLRWQSMGTTAQPLLKKAGDNIRIDWGYAYLAAPGGTLSAGNPQALKTSFAQKGTLPAAQNQPGQAQRVAQVAMLDLGSVTTKPVEKHLLMGYDEQYAVQYFGQNLRPWWRRDPSMTMEKALQAAEADYTRLRKKATDFDKKLYADAQAVGGQKYADLCQLAYRQAIAAHSIVAGPKGELFFFSKENFSNGSIGTVDVTYPSEPMFLLYNNELAKGMLRFIFDYSESGRWKKDFPAHDVGTYPLANGQTYGEDMPVEEAGNMLILTAAAVRMDGKADFAREHWPTLTKWVGFLKRDGFDPANQLCTDDFAGHLARNTNLSLKAIMGIACYAQMAQQLGDQKTATEHFTLARELAGKWQQMAKDGDHYALTFDKTAGSWSQKYNLVWDKVLSLNIFPPEVAQQELAFYLKHQQRYGLPLDSRRTYTKSDWIMWTATMAKSEADFQALVAPVWQFANETPSRVPLNDWHETTDAKQVGFQARSVVGGYFMKMLDQQLNGKGAVPK; encoded by the coding sequence ATGTTGCTCAAAAAGACTACCCTGCTACTGCTCACGAGCGGAATAAGCTGGTATCAGCTTCAGGCTCAAACGCTGCGCCCACCAGCTTACCCACTTGTGACACACGATCCATACTTCAGCGTATGGGCCTTTCAAGATGTGCTGACCGATGCTCCGACGCGGCACTGGACCGGCGAGGCACAAAGCCTGGAAGGAGTGGTGCGGGTAGATGGGAAGGCCTACCAGTTTATGGGGAAAGCTAGCCCGCAGTATCGTGCCATCATACCGATAGTGGGCGAGCAACCCTATAAGGCCCGCTATACGTTCACGCAGCCTGCTGCGGGTTGGGAGAAGGCAAACTTTGCGGCTACCAATTGGAAGGAAGGCGCGGCACCCTTTACCGATAACAAGGGGCTGAATGGCACTACCTGGACGGAGGGTGATATTTGGGTGCGCCGCACGGTGAGCGTAGCCAACCCACGTGCAGCGGGGCAAGTGCGCCTGCTCATGGAGCACGACGACGACGTGGAAGTATACCTGAATGGGGTGATGCTCACGAAGCAAACCGGCTTCAACAGCAAGTACGACTTCTTCACCATTCCGGCTGCGGGCTTGCAAGCCTTGCACGCTGGCGACAACGTGCTAGCCATGCACGCCAACAGCCCGCAAGGTGGGGAGTACCTCGATGCGGGCCTCTACGAAACCTTGCCCGAGCAGACGCAGATAGGCACTGCTCGCCAAACGGCCGTAACTGTAACCGCCACCCAAACCACCTATACCTTCGCCGCAGGACCGGTGCAGTTGACCGTCAATTTCTTGTCGCCGCTGCTGCTGGATGAGCTGGAAACCGTCGCCCGCCCGGTGAGCTACGTGACCTATACCGCTACCACCACCGATGGCAAAAGCCACGCTACTCAGGTGCTGCTGACGGAGGCTGGCACACTCGCCGCTAACACGCCGTACCAGGAGGTTACTACGCGCGCGGGCTCATCTGGCAATCTGCGTTGGCAGTCGATGGGTACCACAGCGCAACCCTTGCTGAAGAAGGCCGGCGACAACATTCGCATTGATTGGGGCTACGCATATTTGGCGGCGCCAGGCGGAACACTTAGCGCCGGCAATCCGCAAGCGTTGAAAACGAGCTTTGCTCAGAAAGGAACCCTGCCTGCTGCCCAAAACCAACCTGGTCAGGCCCAGCGTGTGGCCCAAGTCGCAATGCTAGACCTAGGTAGCGTAACCACCAAGCCCGTTGAGAAGCACTTGCTGATGGGCTATGATGAGCAGTACGCCGTGCAGTACTTCGGCCAGAACCTGCGCCCCTGGTGGCGCCGCGACCCCAGCATGACGATGGAGAAAGCACTGCAAGCGGCCGAAGCTGATTATACGCGCCTGCGCAAAAAAGCTACTGACTTTGATAAGAAGCTGTATGCCGATGCGCAAGCCGTTGGAGGCCAGAAGTACGCCGACTTGTGCCAGCTAGCTTATCGCCAGGCCATTGCGGCGCATAGCATCGTGGCCGGCCCGAAAGGCGAGCTGTTTTTCTTCTCAAAGGAAAACTTCTCCAACGGTTCCATTGGTACCGTAGACGTAACTTATCCCTCGGAGCCCATGTTCTTGCTCTACAACAACGAGCTAGCCAAGGGTATGCTGCGCTTCATCTTCGATTACTCGGAGTCGGGACGGTGGAAAAAGGACTTCCCAGCTCACGATGTCGGAACGTACCCCTTGGCTAATGGGCAAACCTACGGCGAAGATATGCCCGTGGAAGAAGCTGGCAACATGCTGATTTTGACCGCGGCTGCGGTGCGTATGGATGGCAAAGCCGACTTCGCCCGCGAGCATTGGCCTACGCTCACTAAGTGGGTGGGCTTCCTGAAGCGCGACGGTTTCGACCCAGCTAACCAGCTTTGCACCGACGACTTTGCCGGGCACCTAGCTCGCAATACCAACTTGTCGCTGAAGGCCATTATGGGTATTGCCTGTTACGCGCAAATGGCCCAGCAACTCGGCGACCAGAAAACGGCCACCGAACACTTTACCCTGGCCCGCGAGCTAGCCGGCAAGTGGCAGCAAATGGCCAAAGACGGTGACCATTATGCGCTCACCTTCGACAAAACTGCCGGCTCCTGGAGTCAGAAGTACAACTTGGTGTGGGACAAAGTATTGAGCTTGAATATTTTCCCGCCGGAAGTGGCTCAGCAGGAGCTAGCTTTCTACCTCAAGCACCAGCAGCGCTACGGCTTGCCGCTCGATAGCCGCCGCACGTATACCAAGTCGGATTGGATTATGTGGACGGCCACGATGGCCAAGAGCGAAGCCGATTTCCAAGCGCTGGTGGCCCCCGTGTGGCAGTTTGCTAACGAGACCCCCAGCCGGGTACCGCTCAACGACTGGCACGAAACCACCGATGCTAAGCAAGTAGGTTTCCAGGCCCGCTCCGTCGTGGGTGGCTACTTCATGAAAATGCTGGATCAGCAACTGAATGGCAAAGGCGCCGTTCCGAAATAG
- a CDS encoding aldose epimerase family protein: MRNVQGVTATITNYGGTLTGLFVPDRDGKLGNVVLGFDSLAAYIRATNPYFGGTIGRYGNRLAKGQFTLDGKTYQVPINNPPNALHGGKQGFNRRVWSATPSTAPEGPSLTLNYVSQDGEEGYPGTLRVQIVYTLTNTNTLRLRYTATTDQPTVLNLTNHSYFNLGYGQSQDILGHVLTLAADRFTPVDKTLIPTGELQSVAGTPMDFRQPHTIGERIGQVPGGYDHNWVLADKLQAVPELAASVYEPRSGRIMEVYTDQPGVQFYSGNFLKGNLKGIGGVTYGQHYGFALETQHFPDSPNQPNFPSTVLRPGQAFHSTTEYHFGVRK, encoded by the coding sequence TTGCGCAATGTCCAAGGCGTCACGGCGACTATCACTAACTACGGCGGAACACTCACGGGGCTATTCGTGCCAGACCGTGACGGGAAGCTAGGTAATGTAGTACTCGGGTTCGACAGCCTGGCTGCTTATATCCGCGCCACGAATCCGTACTTCGGTGGCACCATCGGCCGCTACGGCAACCGCCTTGCGAAGGGGCAGTTTACCCTCGATGGTAAAACCTATCAAGTTCCCATCAACAATCCTCCTAATGCATTACACGGCGGTAAACAGGGCTTCAACCGGCGCGTGTGGAGCGCTACGCCCAGCACTGCACCCGAGGGCCCCAGCCTGACACTCAACTATGTAAGCCAAGATGGTGAAGAAGGCTACCCTGGCACCTTGCGGGTGCAAATAGTGTACACGCTCACGAATACTAATACCCTGCGCCTGCGCTACACGGCCACCACCGATCAGCCTACGGTGCTCAACCTGACCAACCACAGCTACTTCAACCTAGGGTACGGACAAAGCCAGGATATCCTAGGGCATGTACTGACGCTCGCGGCTGACCGCTTCACACCGGTTGACAAAACCCTGATTCCTACCGGTGAGCTACAATCGGTGGCCGGCACCCCTATGGACTTTCGGCAGCCGCACACCATCGGCGAGCGGATCGGGCAGGTGCCGGGTGGCTACGACCACAACTGGGTGCTGGCCGACAAGCTACAGGCTGTGCCGGAGCTAGCTGCCTCAGTATACGAGCCTAGGTCGGGGCGCATCATGGAGGTGTACACCGATCAGCCTGGCGTGCAGTTTTACTCCGGTAACTTCTTGAAGGGCAATCTGAAGGGTATAGGCGGCGTAACGTACGGCCAGCACTATGGCTTTGCTCTCGAAACGCAACACTTCCCCGATTCACCTAATCAACCCAATTTTCCCAGCACGGTGCTACGGCCCGGCCAGGCGTTTCACTCGACAACTGAATACCACTTTGGCGTGCGCAAATAA
- a CDS encoding arylsulfatase, with product MRTKTTSRFTFRAVAAFLGLVAVVGTSALTWAPPKEAKRPNIIVVVADDLGYSDLGCYGGEISTPNLDKLAQSGLRFNACYNTGRCCPTRASLLTGLYPHQAGIGKMTFNEGAPGYVGSLNEHTVTIAEALRSAGYQTGMVGKWHISETIERKDKAEQLKWLAHQVDFGDFAALNTYPTARGFDKYYGTIWGVVDYFDPFSLVYGNKPVKTVPKDFYYTNALGDSAISFVDQFTKSEKPFFLYVAYTAPHWPIQALPEDIKKYENMYKDGWQALRQKRYKRLIDQKLFDQVTTPLPEFMFPDKDWATNPNREWDAHAMAVHAAMVDRMDQSIGQLIADLKRKKQFDNTVILFLADNGASSEDPTEFGPGFDRAGSTRDGQPVAFPKQKEVLPNGELVHAGIGEVWAHSLNTPFRYYKAKQHEGGIATPLIVHWPQGVQQPGRVVREPLHVIDMMSTFLDLAKASYPSTFQGRSITPSPGKSFVSLLTSAKAPAQRLHPELFWEHFGAAALRQQDWKIVRLNAQAPWELYDLKNNRSETKDLASQQPERVKAMSQRWQQLAEAYQAFPKPATPQ from the coding sequence ATGCGAACAAAAACTACTAGCCGTTTTACGTTCCGGGCAGTAGCTGCTTTCCTTGGGCTCGTGGCTGTTGTCGGCACTAGCGCGCTCACTTGGGCTCCTCCGAAAGAAGCCAAACGCCCCAACATCATCGTCGTCGTCGCTGATGACCTAGGTTACTCCGACCTAGGTTGTTACGGCGGCGAAATCAGCACGCCCAACCTAGATAAGCTGGCCCAGAGCGGACTCCGCTTCAACGCGTGTTATAACACGGGGCGCTGCTGCCCTACGCGGGCTTCGCTGCTCACAGGGTTGTATCCGCACCAGGCGGGTATTGGCAAGATGACGTTCAACGAGGGCGCGCCCGGTTACGTGGGTTCGCTCAACGAACATACCGTGACCATTGCGGAGGCGCTGCGCTCGGCGGGCTATCAAACGGGCATGGTGGGCAAATGGCACATCTCCGAAACCATTGAGCGCAAGGACAAAGCGGAGCAGCTAAAGTGGCTAGCGCACCAAGTCGACTTCGGCGACTTCGCGGCTCTAAACACCTACCCAACGGCCCGCGGCTTTGACAAATACTACGGCACCATTTGGGGCGTAGTCGATTACTTCGATCCGTTCAGCCTAGTGTACGGCAATAAGCCGGTAAAAACAGTTCCGAAGGATTTCTACTACACCAATGCGCTTGGCGACTCGGCTATTTCGTTCGTCGACCAGTTCACGAAGTCGGAGAAGCCGTTCTTCCTATACGTGGCCTACACGGCTCCCCACTGGCCCATCCAGGCCCTGCCCGAGGACATCAAGAAGTACGAGAACATGTATAAGGATGGGTGGCAGGCCCTACGCCAGAAGCGCTACAAGCGTCTCATAGACCAGAAGCTGTTTGACCAAGTAACCACGCCCCTACCCGAGTTTATGTTCCCCGATAAGGATTGGGCCACCAACCCGAACCGGGAGTGGGATGCGCACGCCATGGCCGTGCACGCCGCCATGGTCGACCGCATGGACCAGAGCATAGGCCAGCTAATAGCCGATCTCAAGCGCAAGAAGCAGTTCGACAACACCGTCATTCTGTTCTTGGCTGATAACGGAGCTAGCTCGGAAGATCCGACAGAGTTCGGACCAGGCTTCGACCGGGCCGGCAGTACCCGCGATGGGCAGCCCGTTGCCTTTCCGAAGCAGAAGGAAGTTCTGCCCAACGGCGAACTTGTGCATGCTGGCATTGGCGAAGTGTGGGCGCACAGTCTCAACACGCCGTTTCGCTACTACAAGGCCAAGCAGCATGAAGGCGGCATTGCCACCCCTCTGATTGTGCACTGGCCGCAGGGCGTGCAGCAACCCGGTCGCGTTGTGCGTGAGCCCTTGCACGTGATTGACATGATGAGCACTTTCCTGGATCTGGCCAAAGCCTCTTACCCCAGCACGTTCCAAGGCCGCAGCATTACCCCTAGCCCCGGCAAGAGCTTCGTGTCGCTGCTGACTTCGGCTAAAGCGCCAGCGCAACGTCTGCACCCGGAGTTGTTCTGGGAACACTTTGGCGCAGCCGCGCTCCGGCAGCAAGACTGGAAGATTGTGCGGCTAAATGCCCAAGCGCCTTGGGAGCTGTACGACCTCAAAAACAACCGGTCCGAAACCAAGGACCTAGCTTCCCAGCAGCCAGAGCGCGTGAAGGCCATGAGCCAGCGCTGGCAGCAGCTAGCCGAAGCGTATCAGGCCTTCCCCAAGCCCGCCACTCCGCAGTAA